A single region of the Stegostoma tigrinum isolate sSteTig4 chromosome 8, sSteTig4.hap1, whole genome shotgun sequence genome encodes:
- the LOC125456418 gene encoding immediate early response gene 5 protein, giving the protein MEFKVEAHRIMTISLGKIYSSRVQRGGIKLHKNLLVSLVLRSAREVYLSEQEELYLQQQQPPEELQTPQSWASRRRLCDSSARGQPPHGWAEGPSSEPEPRLPAWTDGDRAEDRVQPPGWLDSRSPKTEPFEGRPVVNRAPCQGPEAGSGNTGEQGAGCPSRTVGEPAPSCPCARKRRSAGPGATEPASPLKRARTEQELAVSPKAARVPLQQEEEEMETSPNVSSLITVFGSSFSGLLTKESSEGESGQVCCDQVLGSMGSWSRAIVAF; this is encoded by the coding sequence ATGGAGTTCAAGGTGGAGGCGCACCGCATCATGACCATCTCCCTGGGCAAGATCTACTCGTCCCGGGTGCAGAGGGGCGGCATCAAGCTGCATAAGAACCTGCTggtgtccctggtgctgaggaGCGCCCGTGAGGTCTACCTGAGCGAACAAGAGGAGCTCTACCTGCAGCAGCAACAGCCGCCCGAGGAGCTGCAAACCCCGCAGAGTTGGGCTTCCAGGAGGAGACTCTGCGACTCGTCCGCCCGCGGGCAGCCTCCCCACGGctgggccgaggggccaagtagcgaGCCCGAGCCTCGGCTGCCCGCTTGGACTGATGGCGACCGAGCCGAGGACAGAGTGCAACCTCCCGGCTGGCTTGACTCTCGGTCGCCCAAGACCGAGCCCTTCGAGGGCCGGCCTGTAGTGAACAGGGCTCCTTGCCAGGGGCCGGAAGCGGGTAGCGGCAACACTGGCGAACAGGGGGCCGGCTGCCCGTCCCGGACGGTCGGCGAGCCGGCACCGAGTTGCCCGTGCGCCCGCAAGAGGAGGAGTGCCGGGCCCGGGGCGACCGAACCCGCTAGCCCGCTGAAAAGGGCCAGGACTGAACAGGAGCTGGCGGTGTCCCCTAAGGCCGCCCGCGTCCCCCTTCAACAAGAGGAAGAGGAGATGGAGACTTCCCCTAACGTCTCTAGTCTCATCACCGTCTTCGGGTCTAGTTTCTCCGGGCTCCTGACCAAGGAAagcagtgagggggagagtggccAGGTCTGCTGTGATCAAGTACTGGGCAGTATGGGTTCTTGGAGCAGGGCGATTGTCGCCTTTTGA